DNA sequence from the Acidothermus cellulolyticus 11B genome:
CCGGATCGCGGCGACTGCTTGATCGACGGGAAGGCTCGTGCCAGGCTGCTTGATCGTCTTCTACGGCGGGTCGCCGGACCGAATACCATGATTCGGCTTGACGAACCGGTAATGACGCGCGTGTAATTCCAGATATGTTCTTCCTCCGCGGTGGGGTGGGGGAGGGTCAGGGTCGAGGAGGTGCGCGGTGACCGGTATCTCAGTCCATGGGATGGTCGACACCGAGGTCAATCCGTGGCACGACATCATCGCTGGTCTGGCCGAACTGCGGAACCGCATGGACGATGAGCTGCGGTGGCAGGAGCAGGCGCTGTGCGCGCAGACCGATCCGGAAGCCTTCTTTCCTGAGAAGGGGGGCTCAACGCGCGAAGCCAAGCGCATCTGCGCATCCTGCCCGGTGCGGATCGAGTGCTTGGAGTATGCCCTCGCGCACGACGAACGGTTCGGCATCTGGGGCGGACTCTCCGAGCGGGAACGCCGTCGGCTCAAGCGCCGCCGGGTAGGCTGACCTCTCCCCCTACGGGCACGCCGTGTACGGGCGCGGCGCCGGGGCCGGGCTGACCCCGCTGCGGCTCGACTGACCTCCCCGCGCTGATGGGCTCGGAACCGGGCTGACCCGACCCGTGGAACACCCACGACGCATCCCGGCGACCTACCTCTCAGCCGGCGTCGTCCATCCCGGCCAGGCGCCGGCTCCCCGCATCACGTGCGCTCCTTGACGGCGGTCTGCGGCGTCTTTTACTTTGGAAACCACGGCTCTTTATCGATACAAGAGGGTGAGGTACCGGTCGGTACCCACGATCACCGCCGAAAGTGAGACGCACGTTGTCGACGTATCGCGATCTACTGCGTACGCCGTCCGTGCTCTGGCTCCTCGGCACCTCCATCCTCGGCCGGTTCAACCAGGGAATGGTCGGTCTCGCGCTGCTCCTGCTTGTCACCGAGCACGCGAGCTATGCGATCGCCGGCGCGGTCTCGGCCTGCTATCTCGCCGGTTCCTTCGTCGCCGGGCCGGCGCTCGCTCGTCTCGCTGACGACCGTGGACGCCGTCCGGTGCTCGCCGTCAGCGCGGTTCTCTTCGGTATCGCGATGATCACACTGGCGGTCGTGCCGCCGCGGCCCGCACTGCTCTGCGTCGTCGCGGCCGTCGCCGGACTCTGCGTGCCGCCCGTGACCGCCTCGATCCGCGCCGTGCTGCCGGCGCTGGTCACCCCGGAGCAGCGCCGCAGCGTGTTCGCGCTCGAATCCACCATCCAGGAACTGATCTTCATCCTCGGTCCGCCGACGACCGCCATGCTGGCAACGGCCGGCGGACCCCGGCTGGCCGTCGCTGCGGCCGGCCTCCTCGTGCTTGTCGGCACCCTCGGTTTCGTGAAGGACCCGGCAGCGGACGCCGGGCGGCACCCCACCGAGCGGCAGGCAGCCGGGGGAGTGCTGCGCGTCTCCGGCATCCCCGGTGTCATTGCCGCCGGCACCGCCCTTGTCGCGGCGTTTCAGGCCGAGACGGTCGGCGTCGTCGAATTGATCAGCGGCCGTCATGCCTCGGCCAACGCGGCCTACACCCTTGCGGTGGTCAGTCTCGGATCGATGATTGGCGGCCTCTTCTACGGGACCCGCCATCGGCACCGAGCCGAGCTGCGGCACCTGCTCGCACTGGTCGCGGCAGGGCTCGCCCTGGTGCTGATCGCGCCCAACCGTCTGGTGCTGACGGTCCTGCTCTTCTGCTGGGGGCTCACCATCGCCCCAGCCCTCTCCCGGCTCTTCGAGCGGCTCGCCGCCCTTGCTCCGGCGGCGGCGCGCACGGAGGCTTTCGGGTGGATGGGCAGCGGCCTGACCGTCGGTGCCGCGCTCGGTTCCGCGCTCGGTGGGATCGTCGTCGCGGCGGCCGGGGGACGTGCGTCCATCGGCCTCGCCGTCGCTTTCATTGCGCTCTCCGCCGCGATCTGCGAACCGTGGCCGCGGCGGCGCCTGATGGGGCAACTGCGCGCCGCGTTCCGGCGTCCCTAGACCGAAGCCGGGCACCAGGACCGTGGCGTCACGAGGTGTCCGGACGCGGTGAGCCGGGAGGGACGGCGTGCGAATCGGTACCATCACCCGACCCGGAGTGCCGTGGCGGCTGGGCGTCACCCTGATCGCCGTCGGCGGCGTCCTCGGATCGGCCGCTGCGTGCAGCCGGGTCGTCCCCGCGTCGGTGGTCGTACACCGCTCGCCGGCGGCGTCCGCTGATCTCAGCTCGTCGCCTGCCAGGTCGCCGATCCCGACACCCTCTGTGGCCGTGCCGTCCCCGCCAGGGTCGACCGAGTCGGACGGCGCACCGGTGCGTCCGGTCAGTCTGCCGGCGACCATCGTGGAAATCGGCGATTCCCTCGGCATCGACCTGGGATATGGCTTGCGTGACGTCTTGGCGGAAACCCCCGGTATCACGCTGATTCCGGCGGCGTACGGAAGCAGCGGTCTGGTGCGGCCGGAATTCTACGACTGGCAGACGCATCTGCAGGAATTGCTGAATCGCTATCAGCCCGATCTCGTCATTGTTTTTCTCGGCGCTAATGACGTACAGAATTTCTTCGCCGACGGCCGGTACGAGAAATTCGGCACACCGGAGTGGCGCACGGTGTACGCCGCACGGGTCGGGGCGCTGATGGACGAAGCGGTCGCCGGCGGGGCGCAGGTGCTCTGGGTCGGCATGCCGGCGATGCGCGACCCCGCATTCGATTTTGCGATGAGCGAGCTGGACGGGATTTTCCGGCAGGAGGCGGCAGGCCGCGCCGGTGTCCGGTATTTCGCCAGCCGGCCGGTGCTCGCCGGCCCGGACGGTGGTTACGCCGCGTCGGTCACGACGAGCAGCGGCCGGCGGGTCGTGGCCCGGGCGCCGGACGGCGTCCACATCACGTTCGGGACGCCGGAGAGCGGGGCGACGCTCCTCGCCCAGGCCGTCGTCGGCGCACTGCACGCCGCCTTCGGGCTCCGCTGACCGAGCCGGACGGCGTCCGGCCAACCGCGGCGGATCGGACGGCGTCCGGGCCGCGGTGCGTCGGACCACGCGCCGGACGGCCTCCAGCCGGGCCGCGGCGGTCGGACCCGAGCCGCGGCGGCCAGCCCTGGGCCGGCGCTGGGGCGCTCCCGATCGGCACCCTTCGTCGCGTAGGGTAAGGCGGGTCCGAGGCCCGACGAGAGTCCCGAGCTGATGACGAACCGACGTCCGTATCTCCCGCATCCGCGGCACGTCGTGACGGCGATCCTCGTCGCCCACGACGGCGGTCGGTGGCTGCCCACCACGCTGCAAGCGGTGAAGATGCAGCGGCGGCCGGTGCAACGCTTCGTCGCCGTGGACACCGGTAGCCGCGACGACACCCGCCAACTCCTCGAGGAATCGGTCGGGGCGGCCAGCGTCCTCTCCGCGCCGCGGACCGTCGGTTTCGGGGACGCCGTCCACCAGGCCGTCGCCGCGTTCGCCGGTGTGCCCGGCTGGGCGGCGAGTCAGACGGACGCCGGATCCCCCGTCGAGTGGCTCTGGCTCCTGCACGACGACTCGGCACCCGATCCAGCCGCTCTGGACGCGATGCTTGCCCTTGCCGACGAGATGCCGTCCGCCGCGGTCATCGGGCCGAAGATCGTCGACTGGGAGCGGCCCGGGGTGCTCCGGGAGGTCGGCTTCACCGTCGACCGAGGCGGCCATCGCCAGACCGGATTGGAACCCGACGAGCTCGATCACGGCCAGCATGACGGCGACCGCGACGTCTTCGCGGTCAGCAGCGCCGGCATGCTGATCCGGCGGGATCTGTGGGACCTGCTTGGCGGTTTTGACCGGAACTTTCCGCTGCTGCGCGACGATCTCGACTTCTGCTGGCGGGCGCACCTCGCCGGCGAGCGGGTCGTCGTCTGCACGCGTGCCGTCGTCCGGCACGCTCGGGCGGCGACCAGCGGCTACCGGCGGGTGAGCTGTACGCCGCCGGGGGCTCGGCGTTCGGTGTCGCTGCGCCGCCTCGACCGGCAAGCCGCCCTGTTCGCCTGGCTCGCCAACTGCAGCCGGAGCAGCTTTCCGCTGGTGGCGGTTCGGCTGGCCCTGGCCGCCCTGCTCCGCGCGCTTGCGTTCGTCGCCGCGAAGAGCGTGGACCGGGCCGTCTCGGAGCTCGCGGCGGCTGCGGCGGTCTTCGGCCGGCCCGGCCGGTTGCTGGCGGCCCGGCGGCAACGACGTCCATTCCGGCGGGTGCCGTACTCGGAGGTCCGGGCCCTGCTGGCCCCGCGCGGGTCGCGGCTGCGGCAGGTCATCGACCAGTGGACGGCGGCGTCCGCGCCCGACGACAGGCGCCGCAGCCTGCGGCGGCTGCTCACCAACCCCGGGGTGCTGCTGGCCGTCGGCCTGCTCGCGGTCACGCTTGCCGCCGAGCGCACGGTGCTTACCACCCAGCTCTGGGGCGGAGCCCTGCTGCCCGCGCCCGCCGGGGCGGGCGACCTGTGGCAGCGGTACGTCGAGAGCTGGCATGCCACCGGGTACGGCAGTGCAGCGCCCGCTCCGCCGTACCTCGCGGTGCTGGCGTTCCTGGGCAGCCTGCTCGTCGGCAACGCCCGGTTCGCCGTCGCGATCCTCCTGCTTGGAGCCGCCCCGCTTGCCGGGCTGGTCGCGTATCGGTCCAGCCGCTGGGCGTTCACCTCGCCGCGGCTGCGGGTGACCGCCGGGGCGCTGTACGGCCTGGCTCCGGTGGTCACCGGGGCGGTGAGCACGGGACGGCTCGGGGTCGCCGTCGCGGCCATCGTCCTGCCGGCGCTGCTCGTCCAACTGGCCCGGGCGTTGGTGCCGGAACAGCTGCTTGCGGTCCCCGCCGGCGTCCGGCATGGACGGCGACCGGCGTCCGTGCGGCACGCGTGGGCTGCCGGCTTGCTGCTCGCCGTCCTGACCGCGTTTGACCCCGCGGGGTATCTCCTCACCGCCGCCTTGTTGGTCATCGCTCTTGTCATCGCACTGGTACGTCGGCAGGTCGGCGAGGCGGCACGCTGCGTCTTGATCGCGGGCATTCCGGCCCTGCTTCTCGTTCCGTGGACCGGCTGGCTCTGGTCGCACCCGGCCCTGTTTGTCACCGGCCTGGGCCAGGTGGCTCAGGCACTGCAGGATTCCAACCTCCACCCGGTTGACCTGGTGCTCGCACATCCGGGCGGGCCGGGGTCGCCGCCGTACTGGTTGATGGCGGGGGTGGCGGCTGCCGCGCTCTTCGGCCTGTTCCGCAGCCGCACGGCGCTTCTCGGCTGGCTGCTGGCGGCGGTCGGGGTCGCCGGCGGCCTGGTCGTCACCCGGGTGCACGTTGTCCCCGTCGCCGAGCCGGGCGGCAGTGCGGTCGCCGGGTGGCCGGGGGCGGCGACGGCGTTCGTCGCGGCCGGGCTCGCGCTGGCCGCCGCCGGTGGCTTGGCCGGCCTGCGGGGTTGGCTGCGCCGGTCCAGCTTTGGCCTGCGGCACCCTGCGACGCTGCTCCTCGCCGCCGCCGTCCTTGCCACGCCGCTCGTCGCGGCGGGAACCTGGATTGCGCGCGGCACCGGACACCTGCTGCGGACCGGGTCGGCCGACATCCTGCCGATCTTCGTCACCGATCCGACGACCGTGCACGGGCAACCGCGCACGGTCATCCTCCGGCCTGCGGGGAACAGCGTCCGCTACACCGTGTTGCGGGACCGGTCGCCCGAACTGGGGGACGCCGACCTGCCGCCGAGCCCCGCGCAGGTTGCCGCGGTGGGCAGTGCGGTCGGCGACCTGGCAAGCGGGCTCGGCGGGCCGGCCGCCGACGCGCTTGCCCGCACGGGTGTGCGGTTCGTGCTCATCCCGGCGTCGGCGCAGCGGCTGGACCAGACCATCGCCGCCGCCGGCGGGTTGCTGCGCCGCGGCACGGTGGGCGGCTGGCAGGTCTGGGAGATCACCCCGGGCGGCGCCAGGCTTGCGATCACTGACGGCACCGCGTGGCAACCGGTGACGGCCGGCGGTGTCGGGTGGAACGCAGCTCCGGTGATGGTGAGTTCCGGTTCGCCGTCCCGGTTGCTCGTGCTCGCTGAGGCAGCCTCGCCGCGGTGGCGCGCTGTTCTCGGCAGCCCGGGGAGCACCGTGCCGCTCGCGCCGGTGAATTATCAGGGCTGGCAGGCGTTCCGTCTGCCGGCCACCGGCGGGGAGGTTCGGGTCTACCGCGTTCCGGACCGCCGCAGCACGTGGCTGACCGTGGAGCTTGCCGCGACGGCGATCGTGATCTTCATCGCGCTGCCGGGCGCCCCGCGGCGTCGCGCCACCGCCGCGCCCGCCGCAACGCCGTCCGAGGCCCGTGTCCCCGTTGGAGCTGCGCCATGAGTCGGATGTCGCAGCTGCGCCGGCACATTGCCCCGGTTGCGCTCATTGTCGCGGTAGCCGGATCGGTCGCCTGGGCGACGGTGAATCGCGCGCCGGCGCAGCGATCCGCAACCGCCGCAGCGGTCACCGTGCCGCGGCCCTCGGAGACCCTGATCTGCCCGGACGCCGGCGGGACGTTTCCGCCGGGCGTCACCCGGGTGGCCTACGCCAATGCGGGTCCGGACGACGGCCAGCTCGCGGTCGGTCCGCTGGACCCCGTCCACCCGCCCGTCCCCGCGGCCGTGCAGCCGGACCGCGCCTGGGTGATCGACGGGCCGGCGAAGACCGGTCCGCTGGTGCTCGACGTCCGCGGCTCGCTTGTCGGCACCCTCGCGGCCATGCAATTCGCCCGGCGGATCATCGGCAGCGGGGCGGTGCAGCTCGCTACCGCGCCCTGCGAAGCCCCGGTCACCGATGCCTGGTTCATCGGCGCGTCGACCCGTGCGGGCGCGCAGCTGCGGCTGGTGCTTGACAATCCGGACGACGTGCCCGCGACCGTCGACCTTGACCTATACAGCGATCAAGATGTGCCGACGTCGTCCCGGGGCATCCGCGTCCCCGGCCGCGCGCAGACCGCGCTCGCCATTGACCAGCTCCTGCCCGGCGCCAATCTTGTGGCGGTTCATGTCACGGTGCGAAGCGGGCGGGTCGTTCCCGGGTTGTTCACCCAGGTGATGGCCGGCCAGATACCGCTGGGCACCGCGTGGCTGCCGCGGGCGGACGGCCCGGCCACGACGCTCACGGTTCCCGGATTTCTGGGCGGGGACGGCGGCCGCACCCTGTTTCTCACCAATCCCGGGGACATCGACGCCACGGTGTCGCTGCGGGTGACAAGTCCGGACGGTTCGTTCACCCCAACCGGCTACGACCAGGTCACCGTGCCGGCCGGGCAGATCACCGCGGTCGATCTGCGGCCTGTGCTCCGGGGCGCCGACGCCGCGGTGACGATCACCTCTGATCAACCGCTCGTTGCCGGCGGATCGGTCGCGCTGCCGCAGAGCGCGGTCAGCGCGTCAGACTTGGCGTTTCTGGCCGCCGTCCCACCTCTCGGCACGGAGACTGTCGTCCCAGGCGGCGAGACCCAGCCGGGACGACGCACGCTCCTGATCTTCTCGGCGCCAGCCGGTGACGCGACCGTGCGGCTGACCGTGCTCCCGGGCGGCGGCAGCGCACCGTCCCCGGGGGCCGGGGCGGCATCGCCGGGCGCAGGGACCGCCTCGGGCGCAGGGACCGCCTTGGGTGGCGGCACGACCGCCTCGAACGTGGTCACCGTGCCGGTCCCGGCCGGGACGACGAAGGTAGTCGATCTTGGTTCGATCACCAAGGACATCGCCCCCGGTGTCGATGTCGTCGCGACCGGAGGTCCGGTGTATGCGGCGTGGGTGCTGGAAGAGAGCGGCCACGCCGGCGGCGGGATCTCCGCCATGCCGCTGCGGACGCCGGACCGGCTCCTCACCCGCCCGCCGGTCGTCCCCGACCTCACCGCGGGGTTGCCGTGACCCTGCGCCGCCCTACCCGCTACTCCTCGTCCGACCAGCCGTAATCGGGGTCCACCGTCTGCGGGTCCAGTCCGAGCAGGTCGGCGACCTGTTCGACAACCACGTCGTGAACGAGATCGCCGAGTTCGCCGAGGTCGGTGGCCCGGGCCTCGACAGGACGGCGGTAGACCACGATCTGCGCCGGGCGAGAGCCGCGGGCCGGAGTCGCCGTACCAAGCGGGATGGGCTGCCCGGCACGGCGGTCCAGGAGATACGCCGGGGGCACATCCTCGACCGCGATCTGGACGTTCTCCAACTGTGCCGCCCACCGCGTCTCCAGGTGGGCGATGGCATCCATGACGAGATCGTCAAAGACCTCGGCGCGGGTCCGGGAGATCGGGACGGACGGCGGCGCGAGCGGTCCGCGCATTCCGCGGCCATGGCGATCCCGATGGGGGGTCACGGCGTCTGACTGTACGCATGTTTGGCGGCTCACGGTGGGTCATTCGCAGGTGGCGGGCGTCGGAGCGACTAGCCTTCGCGAACGTGAGCCCACTTCGTCGCTGTTGTCGCGCCGCATGTGGTCAGCCGGCGGTGGCGACCTTGACTTACGTGTACGCCGATTCGACCGCCGTGCTCGGCCCGTTGGCGACCTACGCCGAACCGCACTCCTACGACCTGTGCAGCAAGCATTCGGCCCGGCTCACCGCACCCCTGGGTTGGGAGATCATTCGACTGGAGATCAGCGAGCCGCCTGCACCAGGACCCGACGATCTCGTGGCGTTGGCCGATGCGATCCGCGAGGCTGGCCGGCAACCGGCGGGCGGGGTGGACGACGACCAGAGCCGATCACAGGGTCGACGCGGCCACTTGCGTGTCCTGCGCTCCCCGGAGGCGTGATATTTGCTCTCGTTGACGCCGGCCGGCCCTGTCGCCGGCTCACCCGGTTGCCGGCTCCCTGTCGTCGGCTGCCTCGCGACGTCATGCGTTACGAACTGAAACGTATGTCCGATTTGTCATAGACACGCCCGATGCTACAGGCTCCCGGGTGTTGCGCCGATAGGGGGAAAGTCACCCGGTTGGCTGCCCCCCAATTGGGTGGCGGTTGGGTCCGGACCAACGACAGCACACGCCCCGCGCAGTCAGAGAAGGAGATGGCTGTGGCCGAGAGTCTGGATCAAATCGTCACCGCCCAGGGACCGGCTGCGGTCGCCGAGGGTCACCCGACGCCGGCGAAGCGGCGCGCTCGGCGAAGTCCGCGTCGTTCCCGCCACGCGGAGAATCAGCTCCGCGGTCCCTCGTCCCTGGCCTGTCCAGAAGCCCGGTGGTTGAGCCGGTGTCACTACTGCGCCGATCCGCACATCACCTCGATCGAGATGACGCTCACGGATGGGTCCCAGGTGCGCTTTGGGTCATGCCATCGCTGTGAACGGCATTGGTGGGAGCAGGACGGCCGATTGCTCTCCTTCGAACACGTGATTGCCAAGACCCGTAAGATCGCTTAGTGCTCGGCGGAACCACGGGAGGGCGGCCTGCGTCGTCCTGGCCGCCAGAGACCCGCCTTCGCCGGCGTGACCGGGGGAGACCGGCGTTCGCCGGCGTGACCGCCGGCCGCTCACAGACCGGCGTTCGCCGGCGTGACCGCCGGACCGGCCAGGTCCAGCGCGGCCTCTGCGTCCGGGTCGGGGCGGGCTTCCGGGTAGGCTGCGGTTCGCGGAAAATGCGGCTCGTGGCGTCGGGCGGCGTACCGCGCCGTAACCCAAACAACCGGGCGGAGGGCAGATTCGGTGCGCGACCTCTCGGCCATTTTCAAGGCGTACGACATCCGCGGAGTGGTTCCGGACGAGCTCGACCCGGACGTCGTCCGGGACATCGGTGCGGCCTTCGCGATTTTCACCGGTGCGCCCCAGCTCGTCGTGGCACACGACATGCGGGAGTCGTCCCCCGTGCTGGTGGAGGCTTTTGCTGAGGGGGCGACGGCACAAGGCGCGGACGTGGTCAACGCGGGGCTCGCCAGCACGGACATGCTGTATTTCGCCTCGGGCCGCTGGGACATGCCGGGGGCGATGTTCACCGCAAGTCACAATCCTGCGAAGTACAACGGCATCAAACTCTGTCTCGCCGGCGCCCGGCCGGTCGGGCAGGAGACCGGACTCGCGGACATTCGCCGCCTGGTGGAGAACGGAATTCCGCCCGGCAACCGGCCGCGCGGTGCGGTGTCCCGCCGGGACGCGGTGCGCGAATACGCGGCGTTTCTCCGCGGACTCGTTGACTTGTCGCATATTCGGCCGCTCACCGTCGTGGTGGACGCCGGCAATGGAATGGCGGGGTACACGGTGCCGCACGTCCTCGCCGATTGCCCGGTCACCGTCGTGCCGATGTATTTCGAGCTGGACGGCAATTTCCCGAATCACGAAGCAAACCCGATCGTTCCGGAGAACACCGCCGAATTGCGCGCGCGGGTTCGGGAGATGGGCGCTGACCTTGGACTGGCTTTCGACGGGGACGCCGACCGGTGCTTTGTCATCGACGAGCGGGGCGAGGTGGTATCCCCCTCGGCTATCACGGCGTTGGTGGCCGTTCGTGAATTGCGTCGCGCCCCCGGTTCAGCGATCATTCACAATCTCATCACCTCAAAAGCTGTTCCGGAAATCGTGCGGGAACACGGCGGGACGCCGATCCGCAGCCGGGTGGGTCATTCATTCATCAAGGCGCTGATGGCCGAAACCAACGCCGTCTTCGGCGGCGAGCACTCTGGCCATTTCTATTTCCGCGATTTCTGGCGGGCGGACTCCGGAATGCTAGCCGCCCTGCACGTTCTCGCCGCCCTTGGTGAAACGCCGCCGGGAACGCGGTGTTCGGAGCTGATGGCTGAATTCACCCGTTACGTCGCCTCCGGTGAAATCAACACCACGGTGCGGGACCAGGCAGGCGCGATCGCGCGGGTCAAGGCGGCGTACGCCGACCGGCCCGGCATCACCATCGACGAGCTGGACGGCCTCACGGTCACGGCGCCGAGCTGGTGGTTCAATGTCCGGCCGTCGAACACCGAGCCGCTGCTCCGGCTGAATGTCGAGGCGGACGATCGGGCCACCATGGAGCGGGTCCGCGATGAGGTGCTCGCGTGCATCCGGGACGATGGGAGGCCGTGATGACCCAGGACCAGAGTTCCGCAGCGGCGATCGACCCGGCTCTGCTCGACATCCTCGCCTGTCCGGCGTGCCGCTCCGCCCTCCAGGTGCGCACCGGGGAAAAGCCTGCCGGCGGTGCGGCGTCGGGTGAACTCGTCTGCACGAATACCGATTGCCGGCGGGCGTATCCGATCCGGGAGGGCATCCCTATTTTGCTCATCGACGAATCGCGCGTGTTGCCTGCTGAGTGAATTGTCGATGGAGTTCTCGTTCAACGAAGCTGTTCTCGACGATCCCGACGCATTGGCCGCCGGCGATCCCTCCGACATGTTGCGGGCGGTGGCGACGTCCGGCGCGCAGATTCGCGAAATGACGACCTACACCGCCGAAGCGGGAATTGAGGTCCTGGCCGAGGACCGGCCGCGTGCGGTCATTCTCTCCGCGGTCGGCTCGAGCGCCGCGGCGTGCGAAGTCCTGCGCGCGCTCGTCGGCGACGACGTGCACCTGCCGCTGATTGACGTTCCGGGGCCGGTGTTGCCGCGGTGGGTCGGACCGCTCGATCTCGTCATTGCGGTCTCCCGATCCGGGACGGCGCAACCAACGCTCTCGGTTGTCGCCGAGGCGGGACGCCGGGGGTGCCGCGTCGTCACGGTCGCTGCGCCGGGTTCGCCGCTGGCGCATGCGTGCGACCGCGTTCACGGCCTGCATATTCCGGCCGATCGTGCCGCACGGCACACCCGAGCGAGTCTGTGGGCGCTCGTCACGCCGCTCCTCGCCATCGCGGATCTGCTGGGACTGGCGGTTGTTCCCGCCGAGGAACTCGCGCTCGCCGCGGACCGCCTCGACAAAGTGGCGGAAACGTGCCGCCCGAGCAGCGAATCGTTTGTCAACCCAGCCAAGCAGCTGGCGCTGGAAATCGCCGGGAGCATTCCGGTCATCTGGGGGGCGGGCCAGCTTTGCCGAACCGCAGCGAAAAGGTTTGCCCGCCAACTGCACGCCAACGCCAAATACCCGGCACTGGACGGCGGTTTACAGGAGGCGGCGCACGGCAGCGTCGCGCTTTTCGACGGGCCGTTTGCAACGTCGGCGCCGTCTGACATCTTCTGTGACCCGCTCGACTCGGGTAGTGGGCCGCCGTTTCCGCGGCTCCGCGTCGTCCTGCTTCGCGACGCGATGGAATCGCCTCCGGATGCGGCGCTTCGAGCCGCCGCCGAGACGTTGGCGACCGATCGCGGGATCCGGCTCAGCGAGATTCTCGCCGATGCCGGCCAACCGTTGGAGCGGCTCGCGCAATTCATCGCACTGGGCGATTTTGCGAGCATTTACCTGGCGCTCGGGTTGGGTGTCGATCCCGGCGCGACGCCCGCCGTCCTCGAAATGAAAGACCGTGTCTCCCAGCTTTTTCGCGGCATTGACCGCTGATCCGCCGATGCGTCTGGTTCCTTCGCGGCGTTGACCGCTGATCCGGCGTGGCGCCTCAGCGTTCGCAACCGCGGCCGCGGCACGGCGACCGTTGCGGCGTCCCGGTGGTTGCGGGCTGCGACGGGCCGGAACGCCGTCCCGACGAGGCCGTATGCTCAGGATGACCGAGGGGAGGGCGCGTGATGGACTACAAGGTCGCCGACCTGGCGCTGGCCGAGTTCGGGCGCAAAGAGATCCGGCTGGCCGAGCATGAAATGCCGGGCCTCATGGCGCTGCGCCGCCAATACCGGGAGTCTCAGCCGTTGGCCGGCGCGCGGATCACCGGCTCGTTGCACATGACGGTGCAGACCGCGGTCCTCATCGAAACCCTGGTCGACCTCGGGGCACAGGTGCGGTGGGCGAGTTGCAACATCTTCTCCACGCAGGATCACGCCGCCGCCGCCGTTGTTGTCGGACCCGACGGTACGCCGGATCAACCGCGGGGAGTCCCGGTGTTCGCGTGGAAGGGCGAGACCATCGAGGAGTACTGGTGGTGCACGGAACAGGCGTTGCGGTGGCCGGATGGTGACGGTCCGAACATGTTGTTGGACGACGGCGGCGATGCCACGCTCCTCGTGCATAAAGGCGTCGACATGGAGAAGACCGGTGTTGTCCCGGATCCGGACGACGCGGATTCCCCTGACCTTGCCGCGATTTCTCGCCTGCTCCGCCGCTCCTACGCCGAGGATCCCCGCCGCTGGACGACGATCGCGGGCGGAATTCGCGGCGTCACGGAGGAAACGACCACCGGTGTGCATCGACTGCACCAGATGGCCGCCGCCGGCACCCTGCTGTTTCCGGCTATCAACGTCAACGACTCGGTCACGAAGTCGAAATTCGACAACAAGTACGGCTGCCGGCACTCCCTGATCGATGGAATCAACCGCGCGACCGATGTGCTGATCGGCGGCAAACTCGCGGTGGTCTGCGGCTACGGCGACGTCGGCAAGGGGTGTGCGCAAGCGCTTCGCGGTCAAGGCGCCCGCGTGGTCGTCACCGAAATCGACCCCATCTGCGCTCTGCAGGCGGCGATGGACGGCTATCAGGTGACCACGCTCGACGACGTCGTCACCCAGGCGGACATCGTCATCACCGCAACCGGATGTGTCAATGTCGTCACCGTCGACCACT
Encoded proteins:
- a CDS encoding WhiB family transcriptional regulator produces the protein MDDELRWQEQALCAQTDPEAFFPEKGGSTREAKRICASCPVRIECLEYALAHDERFGIWGGLSERERRRLKRRRVG
- a CDS encoding MFS transporter, with translation MRRTLSTYRDLLRTPSVLWLLGTSILGRFNQGMVGLALLLLVTEHASYAIAGAVSACYLAGSFVAGPALARLADDRGRRPVLAVSAVLFGIAMITLAVVPPRPALLCVVAAVAGLCVPPVTASIRAVLPALVTPEQRRSVFALESTIQELIFILGPPTTAMLATAGGPRLAVAAAGLLVLVGTLGFVKDPAADAGRHPTERQAAGGVLRVSGIPGVIAAGTALVAAFQAETVGVVELISGRHASANAAYTLAVVSLGSMIGGLFYGTRHRHRAELRHLLALVAAGLALVLIAPNRLVLTVLLFCWGLTIAPALSRLFERLAALAPAAARTEAFGWMGSGLTVGAALGSALGGIVVAAAGGRASIGLAVAFIALSAAICEPWPRRRLMGQLRAAFRRP
- a CDS encoding SGNH family hydrolase; protein product: MRIGTITRPGVPWRLGVTLIAVGGVLGSAAACSRVVPASVVVHRSPAASADLSSSPARSPIPTPSVAVPSPPGSTESDGAPVRPVSLPATIVEIGDSLGIDLGYGLRDVLAETPGITLIPAAYGSSGLVRPEFYDWQTHLQELLNRYQPDLVIVFLGANDVQNFFADGRYEKFGTPEWRTVYAARVGALMDEAVAGGAQVLWVGMPAMRDPAFDFAMSELDGIFRQEAAGRAGVRYFASRPVLAGPDGGYAASVTTSSGRRVVARAPDGVHITFGTPESGATLLAQAVVGALHAAFGLR
- a CDS encoding glycosyltransferase family 2 protein, with the translated sequence MTNRRPYLPHPRHVVTAILVAHDGGRWLPTTLQAVKMQRRPVQRFVAVDTGSRDDTRQLLEESVGAASVLSAPRTVGFGDAVHQAVAAFAGVPGWAASQTDAGSPVEWLWLLHDDSAPDPAALDAMLALADEMPSAAVIGPKIVDWERPGVLREVGFTVDRGGHRQTGLEPDELDHGQHDGDRDVFAVSSAGMLIRRDLWDLLGGFDRNFPLLRDDLDFCWRAHLAGERVVVCTRAVVRHARAATSGYRRVSCTPPGARRSVSLRRLDRQAALFAWLANCSRSSFPLVAVRLALAALLRALAFVAAKSVDRAVSELAAAAAVFGRPGRLLAARRQRRPFRRVPYSEVRALLAPRGSRLRQVIDQWTAASAPDDRRRSLRRLLTNPGVLLAVGLLAVTLAAERTVLTTQLWGGALLPAPAGAGDLWQRYVESWHATGYGSAAPAPPYLAVLAFLGSLLVGNARFAVAILLLGAAPLAGLVAYRSSRWAFTSPRLRVTAGALYGLAPVVTGAVSTGRLGVAVAAIVLPALLVQLARALVPEQLLAVPAGVRHGRRPASVRHAWAAGLLLAVLTAFDPAGYLLTAALLVIALVIALVRRQVGEAARCVLIAGIPALLLVPWTGWLWSHPALFVTGLGQVAQALQDSNLHPVDLVLAHPGGPGSPPYWLMAGVAAAALFGLFRSRTALLGWLLAAVGVAGGLVVTRVHVVPVAEPGGSAVAGWPGAATAFVAAGLALAAAGGLAGLRGWLRRSSFGLRHPATLLLAAAVLATPLVAAGTWIARGTGHLLRTGSADILPIFVTDPTTVHGQPRTVILRPAGNSVRYTVLRDRSPELGDADLPPSPAQVAAVGSAVGDLASGLGGPAADALARTGVRFVLIPASAQRLDQTIAAAGGLLRRGTVGGWQVWEITPGGARLAITDGTAWQPVTAGGVGWNAAPVMVSSGSPSRLLVLAEAASPRWRAVLGSPGSTVPLAPVNYQGWQAFRLPATGGEVRVYRVPDRRSTWLTVELAATAIVIFIALPGAPRRRATAAPAATPSEARVPVGAAP
- a CDS encoding DUF5719 family protein produces the protein MSRMSQLRRHIAPVALIVAVAGSVAWATVNRAPAQRSATAAAVTVPRPSETLICPDAGGTFPPGVTRVAYANAGPDDGQLAVGPLDPVHPPVPAAVQPDRAWVIDGPAKTGPLVLDVRGSLVGTLAAMQFARRIIGSGAVQLATAPCEAPVTDAWFIGASTRAGAQLRLVLDNPDDVPATVDLDLYSDQDVPTSSRGIRVPGRAQTALAIDQLLPGANLVAVHVTVRSGRVVPGLFTQVMAGQIPLGTAWLPRADGPATTLTVPGFLGGDGGRTLFLTNPGDIDATVSLRVTSPDGSFTPTGYDQVTVPAGQITAVDLRPVLRGADAAVTITSDQPLVAGGSVALPQSAVSASDLAFLAAVPPLGTETVVPGGETQPGRRTLLIFSAPAGDATVRLTVLPGGGSAPSPGAGAASPGAGTASGAGTALGGGTTASNVVTVPVPAGTTKVVDLGSITKDIAPGVDVVATGGPVYAAWVLEESGHAGGGISAMPLRTPDRLLTRPPVVPDLTAGLP